The Acidiferrobacter thiooxydans sequence CTACGACACGCGCCCACCGCTAATCCTTGGGGGCCTTGAGATAACCGGCGGCCGTGAGTTCGTTTTTCAGGGCCGAAGGGATATAGCCGACCAGCACCTGTTTGCCGACCATGATCGTGGGTACGGTCGTCGACCCGGTCTTTTGCTTCATGTCCCGCAGGACCGCCTGTCCGCGCGACACGTCCACCGCCCGAAACGGCACCCCGCGACGGTGGAGATAGGCGCTCACCTGACGGCATGGCGCGCAATGCGGCGCCCTATACAAAACCACGGGGTGCATGGCGCTCACCGCCTTGCGCACCGCCGCAGGCGAGGTGTGGTTCCGCATATGCATCACCCGCACGTGCGCGGCGGAGGACGGAGGCGGGGTATTTTGGTAGGTGACGACCCCATTCGGGCCTACCCAGCGATACAAGGTGGCGGCGTGCGCCGCCCCCATGAGCATTAGCGTGCCCCAAGCGACCATCCAACGCCTCATGCGCCCTCCTCCGTCTCGTAAAGTCCGCTCTGTTTGAGCAGCGCGTCTATGCACGGCGCGCGGCCCCGGAAGCGCGCGAACAGCTCGCGCGGATCGGCCTCGCCTCCCCGCTCCAGGATGTTGTGCAGGAACGCCAGGCCGGTCGCGCGATCGAACACACCGTGTTCCTCGAAGGGGCCGAAGGCGTCGGCCGACAAGACCTCCGCCCACTTGTAACTATAGTAGCCCGCCGCATAACCGCCCGCAAAGATATGGGTGAAGCTGTTCTCGAAGCGGTTGAAGGCCGGCGGCTTCAGGACCGCCACCTCGTCGCGCACGGCCTCGAGCAGGGCATGGACGGATCCTGTGGTCGGATCGAAACCGGCATGCAGGCGAATATCGAACAGCGCGAACTCCACCTGACGCAGCATCTGTAGGGCGGCCTGGAAGGTGCGCGCCGAGCGCAGCCGCGCAAAGAGATCGCCGGGGACCGGCGCGCCGGTTCGGTAGTGGCCGCCGATGAGGTCGATGACATCGCGCTCCCAGCAGAAGTTTTCCATGAACTGACTGGGGAGCTCAACTGCATCCCAGGGCACGCCGTTGATCCCCGACACCGCCGGCTCGTCGACCTGAGTGAGCATGTGATGCAGGCCGTGGCCGAACTCGTGGAACAGGGTCTCGACCTCGTCGTGACGCAACAAAGAGGGATGGTCTGCGGCCGGTGCCGCGAAATTGCATGTGAGATAGGCGACCGGCAGGCTGGGTATGGGGTGACGCTGACGCACGCAGCACTCGTCCATCCATGCCCCCCCGCGCTTACGCTCGCGCGCATAGAGATCCAGGTAGAACTGCGCGCGCGAGGCGCCATCGGGATCCGTGATTTCGTAGAAGAGCACGTCCGGGTGCCAGACCTCGATGTCCCGGCGCGCGCGGATGCGGACGTCATAGAGACGCTCGGTGAGGGTGAAAAGCCCCTCGAGCACCCGTGGCAGCGGGAAGTAAGGACGCAGATCCTCCTCCGAGAACTGGTAACGCCGCTCCTTCAGCCGCTCGCTATAATAGGCGGTATCCCAGGCCTCCAGCGAGATTCCGTCGGCCTGGGCCATGACCTTCAGGTCCGCGAGTTCCTTCAAGGCCGCCGGCCGTGCCCGTCTGGCGAGATCAGTGAGAAAGGTCTCGACCTCGGCGGCATCCCGCGCCATCTTGGTCGCCAACGAATAATCGGCGTAATGGGGGTAGCCGAGGAGCGCCGCCGCCTCTTGGCGCAACACCAGGATCTCATCGGTCAGGGTAGTGTTGTCGTAACGCCCGCCCCCGGCCTGCGAGGCCCTCGTGACATAGGCCTCGTAGAGCTGCCGACGCAGCGCGCGGTCCTGGGCGTAGGTCATGACCGGCACATAGCTTGGGGCCTGCAACGTAAGCAGGAAGCCGTCGCGCCCCCGCCTCTGCGCCTCGGCGCGCGCCTGCGCGAGCACCGAGGCCGGAATGCCTTGCAGTCGCGCCTCATCCTCAATGATCAGACTGAAGGTGTCGGTGGCGTCCAGGACGTTCTGCTCGAAGCGGCTCGTGAGTTCGGAGAGTCGCTCTTGGATGGCCTTGAAACGCGCCTTGGGGGCGGCCGGCAGGGCCACGCCCGACAGGCGCATGTCGCGTAGGGCGTTCGTCACGACCTTGCGGCGGGCCTCGCTCAGGCCCGCGAAGTCCGGCCCATCGGCGACTGCCTGATAGGCGCGGTAGACGCGCTCGTCCTGGGCATAGCCGGTCTGGTAGCTCGTCA is a genomic window containing:
- a CDS encoding glutaredoxin family protein: MRRWMVAWGTLMLMGAAHAATLYRWVGPNGVVTYQNTPPPSSAAHVRVMHMRNHTSPAAVRKAVSAMHPVVLYRAPHCAPCRQVSAYLHRRGVPFRAVDVSRGQAVLRDMKQKTGSTTVPTIMVGKQVLVGYIPSALKNELTAAGYLKAPKD
- a CDS encoding M3 family metallopeptidase encodes the protein MANDNPLLDLDGLPRFAHIEPSQVAPALDVMLDETRATVEARLSRAPGPGWDDAVGPLEAAETRLKRFWSPVAHLNAVADSAALREAYNAGLGRLTSYQTGYAQDERVYRAYQAVADGPDFAGLSEARRKVVTNALRDMRLSGVALPAAPKARFKAIQERLSELTSRFEQNVLDATDTFSLIIEDEARLQGIPASVLAQARAEAQRRGRDGFLLTLQAPSYVPVMTYAQDRALRRQLYEAYVTRASQAGGGRYDNTTLTDEILVLRQEAAALLGYPHYADYSLATKMARDAAEVETFLTDLARRARPAALKELADLKVMAQADGISLEAWDTAYYSERLKERRYQFSEEDLRPYFPLPRVLEGLFTLTERLYDVRIRARRDIEVWHPDVLFYEITDPDGASRAQFYLDLYARERKRGGAWMDECCVRQRHPIPSLPVAYLTCNFAAPAADHPSLLRHDEVETLFHEFGHGLHHMLTQVDEPAVSGINGVPWDAVELPSQFMENFCWERDVIDLIGGHYRTGAPVPGDLFARLRSARTFQAALQMLRQVEFALFDIRLHAGFDPTTGSVHALLEAVRDEVAVLKPPAFNRFENSFTHIFAGGYAAGYYSYKWAEVLSADAFGPFEEHGVFDRATGLAFLHNILERGGEADPRELFARFRGRAPCIDALLKQSGLYETEEGA